The proteins below are encoded in one region of Nilaparvata lugens isolate BPH chromosome X, ASM1435652v1, whole genome shotgun sequence:
- the LOC111058523 gene encoding eukaryotic translation elongation factor 2-like, translated as MMEKKRNIRNISVIAHVDHGKSTMTDSLVSKAGTIASAKAGETQFTDTRKDEQERCITTEYKTIQKGKLTFLTQKSTILRESSAL; from the coding sequence atgatggagaagaagaggaacatCCGTAACATTTCCGTCATCGCCCATGTGGATCACGGCAAGTCGACGATGACTGACTCCCTCGTCTCTAAGGCGGGGACCATTGCCAGCGCCAAGGCCGGCGAGACCCAGTTCACTGACACTAGGAAGGACGAACAGGAGCGTTGTATCACCACAGAATACAAAACTATACAGAAAGGAAAGTTGACTTTCCTGACGCAAAAATCCACCATCTTGAGAGAAAGTTCAGCATTGTAA